One Magnolia sinica isolate HGM2019 chromosome 2, MsV1, whole genome shotgun sequence genomic window, ATGGTTTCGTAACTCTTcctctccttttgatgtttagtGCTTTCCATTAGATTGCTGGTTTCAGAGTGGTTTGCCACTCCTGCTCCTGTCTCTGTTTGATGCTGCAGCCTTTTTTGAGTTGTTAGCGGCTCCTTTTGCTTTCTTGGCTTCTTGTATTCTTTCCCCACCAAGTTTTGCTTGCAGTTTTCTTAATAAAATTCcatctcttcaaaaaaaaaaaaaaaaaatcaaatatgaagaAATTGCCTTCCAGCAAGGAGAAATGGTGAAAATTTCCACTTGGGGAAAAACTTTTTAGTCCAAATTTGCAAGAGAAAAACTTGATAACGGTATACAGAATccaagtttatttttttaaaaatcccatTGCTTCAAGAAGATTAAACCATGTCTCTCAACTCCGAACACTTCTTAACTCTTTACAGGAGGCCTAGAAAGACACACAACATTTAAGAAAATGACAAGTgacatcttcaaaaaaaaaaaaatgaaatcatCAAAAGCATATGGTGAGAAAACAATTATCAATTTCCACCTCATACTAACAAGCTTCTCCATTTAATTTTGTTCCTCCTCAAATAATGCCCATCAAACGTGCTGAAAAGTTTAAAGCATCATACAGAATTCCCAGCAGTAAAGACAAGACAGCTCTTGATGAATTCCCAGCAGTACAGACAAGACAGCGCTTGATTGGGTTCTACTCGAGCAGCATATTGGCTACAAAACATATGCTGCCATAattgcaaaaaacaaaaaaaaacaaaaacaaaaacaacacaTGCTGCCGTGtgtactttcaaaaaaaaaaaatttgctgcCAAGCTGAGCGAAACAGGCAGAGATGTAGAACGCCTAAATTTGTATTTTCTGTGTGAATGTATTTGTAGCTAGCCTCGTGATGATGAGAACAGTGCACAACAGGAAGAGATATCAATGCCTGCGACCTCCATGGCATTGCAAACCCATTCTGGGACATCGCCGTTTGGGAACTGCACATCAACAATTTTATACTCGTCTTAGGCATTGACCACAAATTCTCTCACAATATAAAGGGGAAAATGTAAATGTGTTTTCCACTCAGAAATCAGACATCTACAATGACTCCTGCTATTTGAGCGGTTTGGATTTATTGTATGTGACATGTGGGAAGTGGGGGAGAATCCCAACAGCGTAGTTGTGGTATAATACACAGCACCCTACCATTACCCtaaaatgaaaataagaatatCTGAACTACTTTGGGTGCACAACCTACCTGCTTTTGCAGGAACCCACACACAAACCTGCCAAAGAGGAgaataaaaaaggaaagaggaTATCAGCCTTTGATTTGGTTAAGTCTGAGCAAGAACTCAATCCGCTTGACCTAATACTTCTCCATCCAACTACAGAAATTAAAACTAGAAACCAAGGCCACATACTCTGGAAATCTTCCCTCAATTATCGACGTGTGCAAGTCCTTGCTAAGCTGCAAATCATAAAGAGTTTCACCCGTCAACATAAAATAGGACATGAAATGCAGGAAAATTTAACTAGTTAGGAAATCTGTGTACCCTCATCATGTATGCCAAATTGTGATACGATAGAAGTTGTGAGCCCATAGCATCTTTTGTTACAAGACAATGGATGTAAGCTCTCGTGTAATTCTTGCAGACCTACAGAGAGAATCAAGGAACACATACATGTACCATCAGAAGGAGAACAAATACAGTATTCAAGTTGATGCTTCCATAAAAATGGGTCAAAGATAACataccatgcatgtgcatgtagGATCAATCGGGCGAACATCATCCGCCATTACTGTGTGTTTCAGCTTCAGCACTCCCTGAAACATTAAAGAGGAGGATTGTGAAATTACCCCTCAATCCTCAAAAGGGACATGTTGAGGCCTGCATAAAATTGTCATGATAAAGCTCAGAAAAGCAATTGCCTGAATGAGGAAGCTTCGTAAAAGACATACCTCAGGTACAAGGGCCGTGCCAAAGCGGGCAGTGCGTGTAGGATAAACACAATCATACATGTCGGCACCTAAAGCACTGCAAACTACTATATCAAGCGGGTAACCAACGCCCTGCAAAATAATATGGATTTCAGTTTTGAGGCGGAAAATAGGAAGCAAACAATCATATATAGCTGTTTAACTTCAATGAACCCTTCATGGTTATCAGAAGATGCATATGATGAGATAAAATAAGTAATTTGCACCATAACATAGCGTGGTTTATCCTCGGGCAATGCAGCAGTGCACTGAGCAACAACACGCCAGAATGAATCTTTGTCTTCACCGCCTGAAAGACCACCAATAGCATAGCTGTCACAAAAGTAAACTTGTTACATCAGCTCCTTGATTATATAAATTCGAGTGGTGAACTTGCCATGCATAAATAACATTTATTTAAGGTTGTGATGGGACATGAGAAAAGAAGGAATCAGTACTTCAATTAAATCTGATTCTGGAGGACCTGCTCATGCCATGTTGGATCTGAGTTGTGGCTTTGTGAGGAAAGCAGCAATC contains:
- the LOC131234504 gene encoding uncharacterized protein LOC131234504 isoform X2 encodes the protein MALRFEVLGRFNRARAAQLMLPHFMCQTPLFMPVGTQGTIKGLTTSQLEDIGCQIILGNTYHLALRPTSELIDELGGLHKFMNWPRALLTDSGGFQMVSLLHLADITEKGVTFQSPVDGKQMLLTPEESIQIQVAHERPSEQNLFGIVQGGLDPVLRDICVRGLVDRNLPGYAIGGLSGGEDKDSFWRVVAQCTAALPEDKPRYVMGVGYPLDIVVCSALGADMYDCVYPTRTARFGTALVPEGVLKLKHTVMADDVRPIDPTCTCMVCKNYTRAYIHCLVTKDAMGSQLLSYHNLAYMMRLSKDLHTSIIEGRFPEFVCGFLQKQFPNGDVPEWVCNAMEVAGIDISSCCALFSSSRG